The DNA window ccaagtgccccagagtggaaacaaaccaagcgttcgtatctgaaACTGCATATTACTTCTAGGGAGAAGGTTCCAACAAAGCTACACAGAAGTTGTAAGTATCCAGCTTAagggatttgaggaagaagatgagaaactcgttgtctggaaacttgttatgcaatgatatgtatgtatgcagatgcaatgttttcaaggatctatatgGAATCTAGTTTGCAACATTCAAAATTGAATTTGGTGGCAGCTTTGTCTGAAGAACTTTGACTTtcatctttgaacgtccttctatatgaatcgagctcaccatatgaAGTGGGTCATAGCTTCTGATTCGGGATATTGTACCTTTTGAATCTAaaggcatatggctagaggaaaataaatcctcttgcccctgatAGGTATGTACCTTTGCATTTGAGGatgtatggctagaggaaaataaatcatcttgccccttgataggaattcagttccTGATaatagcacctgaaattgtgcgccctaaattcctaagatccttgaaaaaggttagttgaAAATGCCATATGATGAGGTGATGCAATGTGTATGCTATACAATAGATGAAAGTGGAAATCACACAAGTAGCCCTAGAAGTATAAGGTGATGAACGCAAGTAGCTTTAGAAATATGGGGTAAAGCCCTGCAAGAAATTTCAAGCTGTTAGATATAAACAAAACCTGTCAGAGGGTAAGATTGTTAACTAAAGGACGTGCACAATTCCTGCAAAGAAATCAGAtggttagataatgaatacaaacaagtcacacaagtagccctaggtttaaaggcttgcatgaaatCCATATGTGATACCCTCCCCTTGCAGTTTAGTTAGTTCAATCTGTCCTAGAATAAATATTGGGTTCTAGGACACTCATATCATTGATCTTTCTcgaaggcattatttcaattcagTAATCGAATTACTGACCGAAAACATCCTGAAAGTCTGATCCATAtaagtgtagcttcgagtatcaaccaacttcggtcggaaccaaagccagccacctcgctactttctaaaaggccaaagtttagttcaactaaggttctaagggaaaattagtgcttaatgaaacTACATGGTAGTCAaatgtttcctcgagtcggatcgcAAGGAACATCGGAACAAATCCAAAGTGTGGCACTAACGATGGCCACAATCTCAACCATAGCGGTATAcgccgtacagtctccttggtctcttggcatatacctaaggtacactagatccaggtgtaggatctttcacacataAATAATCCCAAAATAAAACCctttaaaataaagcaaacaaaacaatcaattgaaaacatttaaaatgaactaagccctaaggtaaacccctcttaaaaaatactccccagcagagtcgccaattctgtaactcgatgggagaactgactttatcaTTTCGCAAACAAtgtgttgcggtgagcaagagtcgccaccgacttttattttatccaataactcGGAAGggcaaaaagaatagaaaaaggcCTTTTTAAGAAAAACGGGCTCggggtagattatgaaaagggaaggtgtaagcacccttttcatccgtagttgtctacgggctcttaatttgcttagctcatgtttgtttgtttgttttgaaaagaagtttaaggactttagcttaaaagtgtagccttagtctttgaaaaGAGAGGTGCGAAAAGCTTTTTTAATTGAGCTAAGCATattaagaacactaccctaagttagtctttttctatgctttttactcTTCTAAGAGAGATAGGGCTATCCTTACCATTTGGGGTAGGAAGTCCTATTGATTGGATAtgcgggacaatcgaagggtcatcggaggtcgttgaaggcaacaagtagaggtacctttagcaaattcgaagggacaatcatcgtttcgtaggcaaccattcgagggactagatcatatattcgtaggcaacatcgagggtcatcgagggactatgatctttgcgatgatttttaatcgtcgggacttttgctaatgggtacctctatattctAGGGACGCGACCATTATTTAtttgtaaggcaaccaagagggacgtaccctagaggtgaatgtgtgcgagtgtgttagattcgagtatttaatCTTGTATTTAGGTTTGCTAACGTTTGATTTcgttatcttgccatacacacctAATTACTAACATTTAAATATGTACATAAATTTAAAGTGCGGAatgtaaagtcctacgctattacatggcttcggcaTGGGGGTTACATAATAAGGAGGTGCAGGAAATaaagccctaattactattacaaacccAAAAACGAAAATTTAAAACAGagataatatatacaaaattaatgaaaattgcGAATATCCATAAGAAAGAGTCTCAATCTCGAGTGGTACCTCGCAAAATAAGAAAGCGTTAGTACGGATATATGTATAATGATGATGAAACATGATAGATAATACTCACAAATATTAATTGCATTTAGCGAAAGAAAAGAATGACTaaaattttttggtattttatatgacaaaataaaatctaattaccctaaattaataaaatatttttgtgtttatATTATTGTGAAAATAAAacctatttttaatattttttgtatttttagttaTAGAAATATCTCTAAACAACTAAAAGTTaacaaaaacaaaccaaaaaatagATGCTGGCCCATTGAACATGCAGGCCCAAAACACAAATTACATAACCAGGGGGGCTTTAATTCACAGGCAAAGGTGTATGAAATTTAAATCAAATTGGGCTCAAAAAATCTGTTTGGCCCAAGACACTATAAGCCAATAGTAACGGGGTTATGTCAGTAGATAATGGGTGTGGTAAAAGCAAAACGGATTAGGCTTGATGTGTGACATAGCAATCAGTGAAGGCCCAAGATCCTCAACATATTCACGGGTAATATTTTCAAGATATGCCAACTTCAAAATAAAAAACCATTGAACCAAAACTTTATCAACTCAAAATCATAATTCTAATAGGATATACTTAGTTTTTATAATGTCATTAAACATGAAGGAGCTATAATGTCAAAACACTATTTTGCATGTTTGATTGGAATAAAAATATGGCTGAAGCATGAATCTCAAAAATGGAGTGAATGTTTGGACCTGAAAATCATTGAAAACGAATAATAAGTTAGAAAGTGCATGTAAACAACAACAAATATTTAGCAAATGTTATTAATGGCATGATaagataatatttataaaaattggaCCTTTAAGGAACGGTTGTTTGAAAACAACATTGGCTGCAGCACGaatctaaaaaatgaagtgaGTGTTTGGACCTGAAATAGTTTGAAAACGAATAATAAGTTAGCATGTGCATGTAAAGAGCAACAAATATTTACCAAATGTTGTTAATGGCATGATaagataatatttataaaaattggaCCTTTTCAAATGTTATGGAACACTTCTTTGAATACAACATTGGTGGTAGAGCTCATAGATTGTTTATCTTTGTCATGAATAAGAATCCTTAAACCCTTTTTCGATTTGACTCTTGAGATAGCCACATATAATTGCCCATGACTAAAAACTTCTTTAGGCAAATACAAACCAACATTATCAAGTGATTGCCCTTGGGATTTGTTAATAGTCATGGCAAAGGAAACAATAATTGGAAACTGCCGTCTTACCAATTTAAACGGCCATGGCGATTGTGAGGGAGATAGAGACATTCTAGGAATATAAAATAAGTTACCAATATTTTTTCTAGAAATGATCTTAGCTTCAATGACATGATTAGCAAGTCGGGTTACAGTTAGCCTTGTACCATTGCACAATCCTTCAGACTGATCTAGATTGCGCATCAACATAATAGTGGCACCAACTTTCAACTTGATTGAATGGTTAGGCAGTCCCGAAGTCTTGAGAGCATTTAGGAACTCGGGTGTCACATGCTCATATGCATCAAAGCTAGTGACATCAGATTTATCAATAGAATCACTACTAAagtattctttctcttctcctacaaCAATTTACGAAGAGCTATATTTAGTTACAATGAATGGGCACCATAATTTTGCAAAACATATAAAAAGGTGTTAGCAATTAACTTAAACACAATGAACTAAGTGTGATTTATATACCTGGAATAAGATTTGTGATATATTGGTTGATATCATCAACAACTTCAATTGTTGAAGCTAAGATCGCACGACTTTGAAGATAATTGGAATCAAGATAATTATGAATGAGATCAGGGTATGTATCTTCAACAATTGCCTTGATTGGATTAGAAAAGCTAGAAATTAAGAACTCATATGGAATACAAATATCAACATAACCATCATTTGGCTCACACATGGTCCCATCTCCAATTTTTAAAATCCACTCAGAAAAGCTCCTTATGTCATCATCTGTAGAAAAAGCATTATCACCATTTTGCAAGCGCATGTTCTTTGTAAGCCTCAAGACCTTACAATGATCCCAAATATAAGAAGCATTTATTGTTGCATGGATAATGTCTGATCTAGTTCCTCTTGGTATAACAGGGAGAATTTGTCTGAAGTCACCACCAAACACAACAACCTTACCACCAAAAACTTTCTTAGATGCATGGGGGATTCCACTCATAATATCTCTTAAGGATTTGTCGAGAGATTCAAAGCAAAATTTATTGGCCATAGGAGCCTCATCCCATATAATCAAATCTGTCATCTTTAGAAGCCCAGCAAGATcatcttgtttttcaatgttgCAAATAGAATTTTCTAAAGTCGGAACAGGAATCCTAAATCTAGAATGAGCTGTTCTTCCACCTGGTAACAACAAACTTGCAATTCCACTTGAGGCAACAGGCAAGACAATTTTTTTCTTAGACCTAAGTGCTGCTGATAAAGTTTTCCACATAAAGGTCTTACCAGTTCCACCATAGCCATACAGAAAAAAAACACCTCCTTGTTGCTTCTCTACAGCATCCATGATTTCCTCAAAAATTCCTCTTTGTTCATCTATGTATAAGAGATGTTTCCAAACAGATTTGTTAATATAATGCAAGAGTTGAACTATTCTAAATTGTTGTAATAAGAGAGTCATATTACCTGTAAGAGAAgcagacaaattttcaaaaatttgatgttGTTCAACAACATCATATTGACGTTCATCATAAAGTAATCTGTTTCCTGTAAAGAAAACGACATCCTCTTTTGGAACTGGCATTGGTTTGAAGTCCTTTAAGCTACGATTATTATTTTGCAATAGTGTTTCAATAGCCATCAGTGTCCGTTCCTTAAGCTCGGCATCACTCATTGTCAAACCTATGATTAAAAAGGTAAGTAATACATATTATGAACACTATGCAAGAAATTGGAAATATTATGAATTAAAACCGTTGAGTTCATACTGCACATTGAGAACCTTGTGGATTATAATTATTAATACCGTAACAgtgttgaaaaataaaaaatgaaatgtaaATAAAACCTATAATGTATAACACCAGAACCTATATGAAAAATTTCCACCATTATATTTTCGTTGGCCTTATCAAATATTATTGGAAAATGTCAAAAATTCTATAACATTGCAAAGCTGTAACAGCACCTTGTACATAAGATTTATATATAATGGTCCGCATTGAAAAATCAACATCCACCTGAAGATTATCATGGGTTCCAGCAAGGTGTATTGCAACTATGTGTCTTATGCATGTATTGTTTCTAGCTGTTGCTGAATCAGCCATTTTGTGAGTTCCAAAACCGAACTGGATAAGTTTTACTAACTATGGACAATATCACTACCTTCTAGTATACCCTTCCACCATAAAAAGGTTCATGCTCCACAACTTGGTTTGAAATAATGTAAACTATACTAAATTATGTAATGAATTAAATAAACAACTATAATTAAGTAATGAAATAAGTAATGAATGTTCGGAAGTGATTGTATATGTCGATTCAGAACTTGATTCGTATTCCAAACTATGGACAATATTCCTACTACTAACCACGGAAAGTATTGGCATCATTTGTAACAGCAAGGCAAATAAAGAAAAAAGATCACAAATATAGTAAGATTAAATACCTTGATTTCTTGCCAATAACCGTTGATCATAGAGAATGCCATCCGATAAATATCTCCAAGTCTTTCTCCAAACATGTTCAGGTCTGTTCATGGATCCCGAAAGTAACATTGTCACAAAAAGCTTGCGCAAAAAAGGTCCCGAACCCCAAAGATGCGCCTCTTTTATTACCTCGACAAATTCACGATCATCTTGTAAAAAACCCATCGCAAAGCACGCATCTCTAAAAGTTTTGCACTTCTTACCATCAACCGTTTTGACATCTTGATAGCACAACGGACCTTTCTTGACGGTAAGCATCATTCTTAAATAAAACAACTCGCCGGTGGATTGCGGAACCCAAATCAGTCGACCAATGGTATACCCTCGCTTCCTTGGTTTCCAACTTCGACTCGTTTATGATAGACAAATTTAGAAACAAAGTCCCCATAAGTTAGTAATCTTGCTTCCTCATAAGTTTTGTTAGCCTCAAACCAAGCCGTAAACATGGACTCCGTTACACTTGGTTTGAGCAACACATCACCAACATGCTCGTAGTCTTTGTAGTACACGGAATTTTCACCTTCCATGTGAAAAAACAATCTTTCTACGGCTGGTTTTCTGCCATGAATAGAATAAGAAAATATCCGCCAACATGCTTCACTTGGGGAGATGTATCGACAATCCAAATATTGTTTGATCTCATCAACATTGTTTTTGTCCTGGCCTTGTATGATTGCTGAAATTCTATCGGAGCctttattaatatatttgaaAAGGTATTTGATAGAAGTATTTTGATTGCACCATTCCATGTTGATGTGGGCTTCGTACTTCAACAACAAACTTGGATTGTGAGGAACAACATGACCACTATGAAAGATGATGTCGTTCTTTTGAATGGTGTGTCCGTTGTTTCTTCTCCTATAAACCGGGTATCCTTCTTGGTCCACTATAGTTGTACTTTGGAATTTCTTAGGGTAAAACTTTGTGCATCTCCCATCTTTCATACAAAGTGATTTTTGATTTGCCAAACCACAAGGACCATGAACCATGTGAGATTTGACCAAATTGTATAGCCGAGGTTGTGTTTCGGGATCGGGTACTTCAGCACTAATGATCTTGTCAATGTCTTCCGGTCTTGGATATTTGTTTGAAGGATGCAAGAAGATCAATATATGGGCATGGGGCAATCCTCTTTTTTGAAATTCAATGGTGTACATATCTACCAATGAAAGATGTTGGAAAAGTTAAAATTGTTATTAGAATTAGTATAAACAATTCATAGTATAATATAAAGCAGAACTGTTGTGGTACTCCTATGTAATCAAAAGTTGATATCGCACTTAGATATAGTATAATAAAAACAAAGTATATGGGGAAAAACAACTTACAAGCAAGCACTTTGCCAAGAACACCTTTTTTGGTCAAATCTGCCAGCAATTgatcaaacttgattttgaaaattctagaAATGATATCCGGTCGATCTTGAGGCTTTAGATGAAGAGGACCAAGCACCCTTTGAATCTCAGGCCAATTGGGGTTACATGTAAAAGTTATAAACAAATCTGGAAATCCAACTTTACTGCATATAGCCATTCCATCATAGTACAATTGATCCATAAACCTACGACCGCCAACAAAGGACGAAGGCAACACCACTCGTTTACCCATGGTTAAACCTGGAGCTTGACTTTGTTCGCCCTCTTCTTGTAAAGAGTTGTACTTGGACACCCGAAGCTTCGGTTGATTTTTGCGCAGCCATTCTAGCTTCTCGGACTCTAACATAGTGTAACCATCGACCAGAAATTGCTGGAACAGCCTTCTAGAAGATAACAAAGTCTTAGCTTCCTTTGATCTGGTTTGAATGTGGAAGGCCAGCCATTCGCGAATCGTGAGCCTATTTCTGATGTTGTTTTCGTTGACAGGTAGGTCCCTATGTGCTACATCAGGTCTATAGCCATCTTCACCATACGGAAAAATCAACGGATACTGGTAAGCCATGTAAGCGGCATGGAGCTCGTTGATTCTTTGAAGTCCTCCTCCTCTAGTTTGCATTATTATATCCCTCATCTCAGCCGTGTCTATATCTCCAACAACCAAGGCTGCAACTTCACTAATAGTTGGCTGATTATACACTCTGCCATCGGTAGACCGATTCGAGATTAGTCGAAGTTTGAGGTTTTGAGGTTCACCGCTATTCAACCAGTGTCTTGCCATTTGAAAGATCTTAGCATGAGGATTGAATTCATACAACATGCTGGACAATTGATTGACAACCAAAGGATCAATGTTCTCTTTGTTCCTTCACATGAGAAAAAAACAGTCTTAAACCCCAAAACAGGATATTCATGTAATAGAACTGCTCAGTTCAAAATTAGCCTACTAATTTAAAACCAACAAAGTGAAATTTGCATGGTTATTAACTTAGATGATGCATTCTGTTTTCCACCTCATTTTCGGTGTCATAAATATATAACTGAGCGAACTTTGGTTTTTGACCTTGAGGAGGCAACATGCTTCCGATGCGATGACACGTTTGACCTTGTATCCTTAGTATTGGAGGGCCACGTCCGTTGTTAAAACGATTGTCCAACCTTGCTCCCGGTGACGTGAATGCAAACATCATATGGTATAGTCGGATATGTTGTTGAAACTTCCGACTAACACTATTTTCGTGATCAAACAAAAGTGTTGCAAGTGGTTCCGGAGGCTGTCTCAGCAGTGGGAGTTCAACTTTTCCGTTCCCACAACACATCATAAACTTCGGGTTAGCAGAGTGGGTACTTTTGTGCATCCTCTCTTGATACcacatcattgctttacaataCCGACATTCGATAAGAGGTGAACCGATATCGTAATATTCTACAATCaaacaatcaatgtaaaaattatTGATATGAAAATTATAATGGTTTTCTATCTTTAAGTATGTACTTTTTTTAATGGATTAAGAATGTACCCGACTCAGTTCAGGTTGCATAGCCATGGATTGCAAAAGGTGCTTCATGCTCGTCTGTCTCTGAACAAATTTCATCTTCGAAATGATATGCTATTAAGAAAATACAGAGGTTTTTAGGCAAAATTGAGATGAGGTGTCCAGCTCTCTTATGTAAATGTGAATTGAAATATAGCATTGAGTGATAGAACAAAGTATTAGACATACCTGCAAAAGGGTCGTAGTCGCTATCATTGTCGGAGTCGCTATTAAAATCCATATTGATCGTAGGTGTAAAAATCGGACATGTTGGCTCCGAGCGACGATGGTTATTCTGTGTGGACTGTGTTACTAGCGGAACATCACGAAAGACAGGTTGGTTTCTAACACTGGGTATTTGGGGAGGTATTTCCAACGGTGTAGTTACAATCCTGGTGGGAAAAAATGACCAAACAGTGAATAGGTGCTCACATAAATGGAAAAATAATGAGAACTCTCATGTTTGGTACCTTGAGTGAGGTTTCCCATTTGTAACAGAAGATGCCGTACCATAGCTTTGGAAGGTGAACTGGCTATTCAAATTCGACGGCGGACATGGAAGCTCAGCCAATTATTTTCTAGGCCGGCCCCTACCTCGTTTGAGGATGGTAGTACTTCTGCATATGGAAATCCAAGTGAATAACATCCAGATTAGTTACTTTTACACTATAATTATAGAGCTAAAAAAAATTTGAGAGGGATAATATATGGCCATTAAAGTTTGGTTAAGTGATAATATTTGGGTAACTATGGAGGGTTGTACCACTCGTTAGCAGTTGCAAGCATGAAGGTGTTGTGTTTGAATTATACCGTGGTTTACTTCCGGAAGACGATGCGTTGTTTTCATTAGACGGATTTTGAACTGGCTGAGTTGGAAGAACAAAATTAGCATTAGCAGCCGACGCATTATGTGTGTCCAGAGCTGGATTGCTGTCATGAGCaaatgaagtttattaaactttgaTAAACCTTTATGAATGCAATGTTGATAAACAATATGTGCATATAATTAAATTTGAACTATATTATCAAACAGATGGACAATATGTACTTCAAGGTATGTATGTACCTGAATTGTTCATTTCCCTCGAGAGTAGAGGTCGGCGTAGCGGTGTTTGTACTTCCGAGAATAGGAAACTTCCTGGTCAAGTTCCTAGCAATATTTGGAACCCCGTAGACATTTTTAGTCCTACCCCAACCTGGTCTGGAACTTGCTGGGCACCTGGTGAGATTGCAAATCATGAATTGCATTATAATGAGTGgaataattaatttatcaatcTCACATCCGTGATACGTGAACAGGTATGCCTGAATCAAGGATACAATATGCAACCTCATAAATGGGAGACAGTTTAATACGGAATGAATGTAATTGCCATATTAAATTGATGTGAAAATGGAAAGGCAGTATACTAACGTGTGTATCTTAGCAGAACTTCCAGTTCCAAGGACTCCCCTTTCCCTTGCCGGTGACcgttcattaaaattaacaaatgATGAAGGAGTAAAGGATTCGTTCTCCTTTGCCGCGGAAAATCCTGCAAATTGTGCGAATAAATTGGTTCGCAGACCACCTATTTGCGACGTGCTAAAATTTATCCTAAAAGCGTGTCTTGATATGCTAGGTTCTGAACCGGCATAACTGTTTTGGAATGATGGAGTCAATTCTTGCAAAGGTTGCCTAGGAGCCATTGACATTGGAGTATTCATCATTGTATGGGCATGTAATTCTTGTGGACTACTATATCTTTGCCGTTTGGAACACAAGTCTTTTAAGAGCAACGATCTTCTTGCCCTTGCCTTTTTGGCTGAACCAATTGTGTCAATAGGGTCCATAAATGGCTGGAATAAGATATCTACAAAAgtcaataaaaaatttgttctcaTTTAGTTATTGACCaggttaataataaaaaactttcatatcaattatgttaaaattcCATTAGATTAGTAAAACTATCAACATTGCAAACTATATTTGAGGGCATAAGTAAAACAGATTATCATTGGTAACATCTTATTTTCTGCTGCTATTGACAAAACCACAAATTAAGCATTTAATGAACCAATGGGAGAAACATCTCATTAGAATGTTATAACCAGCAgttgaaaaaataaatagatacACCTTAACATGCAATAAATATTTAGTTGTTGTTCAACCATAAATGTGTTCAACCACCATTATTAATGGTATGGTTGTACATCAGTTACCTTAGTATATAATGAACACTATGAGATGTTTGTAAACCATGTTTCAATGCTAATACTTTCCAGCATTCTGATCATCTGTTAATAGGAAAACCTATGCTCATATTCAAGTTAAGGTAATTAACTAAATTCTTATTATCTCTTTTCTATAATCTGGGTACTTTCAATATGCATTATACCCATGCTATGCAACAAAAATGGTCCTCAAATAACATCCTATTTTACCTTTACAACTATCAGGTTTTTCACATATTGAGAATAGAATAATAGCTGTCTATAAAAGTCATATCTTGAGAGGTGCCTCCACAAACAGACCTAGGTAGTTTACATTGTTGATATCTTTCATTTTGTTCAAGTTTAGATAAATTGTTTAGATTAGTTTAGCCATGAACAGAAGAGATTACCTGTGGCAGCTATTGAAATAAAATATTCAGTAATGGAGATGTATCATCACTTGCAAGACAAGCATCCCATAGTCTTCATCGTTCCATGCTCATGTCAAGTTCATTTTATTTTAGTCTTATTATTACCATTGTTACCTGCAGTTGAAATGTTTACTTACAGCAATTAGACAACTAAACCAAAACATCTAGGTCCTTAATCTAACTCTTATTTCTAAACGATGTCTTTACATAAAACTTCCATCTTTACATGATAGGTCCAAATAGTTGTTTTAAACtgtcttttcattttcatttttattatttgtatatAGCATTATAAGTATATAGCACTACACATGTCCATTAGGTAAGTAAAAGTTAAATAACTATGGTTCATGAAGCATACAAATGAGGCATATTCATGGTCCAATGTAAAGTAAATCTGACATCTAATTTAACATGGACATGGAAAAAGCTAATGTGTATGAACTATGTAATGACTTAGCTTGTATTAGGGCTC is part of the Vicia villosa cultivar HV-30 ecotype Madison, WI linkage group LG2, Vvil1.0, whole genome shotgun sequence genome and encodes:
- the LOC131649030 gene encoding uncharacterized protein LOC131649030; translation: MMLTVKKGPLCYQDVKTVDGKKCKTFRDACFAMGFLQDDREFVEVIKEAHLWGSGPFLRKLFVTMLLSGSMNRPEHVWRKTWRYLSDGILYDQRLLARNQGLTMSDAELKERTLMAIETLLQNNNRSLKDFKPMPVPKEDVVFFTGNRLLYDERQYDVVEQHQIFENLSASLTDEQRGIFEEIMDAVEKQQGGVFFLYGYGGTGKTFMWKTLSAALRSKKKIVLPVASSGIASLLLPGGRTAHSRFRIPVPTLENSICNIEKQDDLAGLLKMTDLIIWDEAPMANKFCFESLDKSLRDIMSGIPHASKKVFGGKVVVFGGDFRQILPVIPRGTRSDIIHATINASYIWDHCKVLRLTKNMRLQNGDNAFSTDDDIRSFSEWILKIGDGTMCEPNDGYVDICIPYEFLISSFSNPIKAIVEDTYPDLIHNYLDSNYLQSRAILASTIEVVDDINQYITNLIPGI
- the LOC131649032 gene encoding uncharacterized protein LOC131649032, translating into MDFNSDSDNDSDYDPFAEYYDIGSPLIECRYCKAMMWYQERMHKSTHSANPKFMMCCGNGKVELPLLRQPPEPLATLLFDHENSVSRKFQQHIRLYHMMFAFTSPGARLDNRFNNGRGPPILRIQGQTCHRIGSMLPPQGQKPKNKENIDPLVVNQLSSMLYEFNPHAKIFQMARHWLNSGEPQNLKLRLISNRSTDGRVYNQPTISEVAALVVGDIDTAEMRDIIMQTRGGGLQRINELHAAYMAYQYPLIFPYGEDGYRPDVAHRDLPVNENNIRNRLTIREWLAFHIQTRSKEAKTLLSSRRLFQQFLVDGYTMLESEKLEWLRKNQPKLRVSKYNSLQEEGEQSQAPGLTMGKRVVLPSSFVGGRRFMDQLYYDGMAICSKVGFPDLFITFTCNPNWPEIQRVLGPLHLKPQDRPDIISRIFKIKFDQLLADLTKKGVLGKVLAYMYTIEFQKRGLPHAHILIFLHPSNKYPRPEDIDKIISAEVPDPETQPRLYNLVKSHMVHGPCGLANQKSLCMKDGRCTKFYPKKFQSTTIVDQEGYPVYRRRNNGHTIQKNDIIFHSGHVVPHNPSLLLKYEAHINMEWCNQNTSIKYLFKYINKGSDRISAIIQGQDKNNVDEIKQYLDCRYISPSEACWRIFSYSIHGRKPAVERLFFHMEGENSVYYKDYEHVGDVLLKPSVTESMFTAWFEANKTYEEARLLTYGDFVSKFVYHKRVEVGNQGSEGIPLVD